A window of Mycoplasmopsis equigenitalium genomic DNA:
AGATAAGATTTTATTGATTTCAATGTTTGTGGCAATTGGAATTTCATTTATAAGTTTTATTATTTTCTTTTTTATTATTCGTCGTGTAAAAAATAAATATTCATTTGGCAACACTAATCAAGCGGTGCGTAAAAACGCTGGTGAAATTAATGATGATGTTAAAGACAAACTTGGAATTAGTATGAAGCCACAACAAGTAGAATTTTTAATTAATAATATTTTTATTAACCAGTACGAAAATATTCTTATTTTTGGTCAAAATTGTGAATACTATGGTTTCACAATTGCAAAACAACTAAAATGAACTAAGATTTTTCATAACAAAGTTGACGAAGAGAATCTTAACAAAATTAAAAACTTAGGTTACGAATACAATTATAAAATGGCCGGATTAAATCAAACATTCGATGCTATTTTGTGAATAAATGACGAGGATATTAATAATTACCTTGAAAATTTATATGAAAAACTCAATGCAAACGGGATGATTATTATCAATGTTAATCCATTAAATAATTACTCACGAACAATTCTTAGTGACCAAATTAAGAAGTTTGGTTACTTATATGAATTTAGTGCCGATCGTAAATTTATTTTAATCGTCAAGAAAATAAATAAATAACGAAGCCTATATATTTTTGTAATATATAATAACTATACTAACAGCGAAAGGAGCATAAAATGAAAAACAAAAATCAAACACTTTTAACCGAATCAGGTCTTAAAAAATTACAAGAAGAATTAAAACATCTTGTTGAGGTTGAACGTCCTGAGGTTATTCAAGAAATTAAGGAAGCTAGAGAATTAGGTGACCTTTCTGAAAATGCTGAATACGATTCAGCTCGTGAACGTCAAGGGAAAATCGAAGCCCGGATTTCGGAAATCGAAAAACTTTTAACAAACGCCAAAATTATCGAAACAACAACCACTGATACCGTGACAATTGGTAGTTTTGTTAAACTTAAAAATGAACTTACTAAAAAAACAAATACATATCAAATTGTTGGTGAAATCGATGCAAACCCAATTAACAAAAAAATTTCAAACGTTTCACCACTTGCACAGTCAGTATTAGGTCATAGAGTTGGTGAAGTTGTCGAAGTTGATGCTCCTGAAAAATATAGTGTCAAAATTCTTGAAATAGGACATAAATAATGCTTATCGGAATAAGTGGTATGATCAGCAGCGGCAAAAGTACTCTTACTAATCGCCTTGTTGATTATTTTAATCAAAAAAATGAAACTTGAAAACTTGATGAATTCGCTGAAGACGACGAAGTTTTCAACACCTTCTTAAAATGACTTTATGAAAAACAACCAAATTTAACAATTGGTTTTCAATCATATGTTGTTGAAAACCACACCACCAAACTTAATGACCTACTTACAAAATTTAAAGAAGCAAAGTTAGATCCGCAAAAGAACCATATTTTCTTGGATCGTTTTAGTATTGAACACTATATTTTTGCTAATGTTATTTTAAAAGAAAAAGGCGAAAAATACTTAAAAGGGTATGATGCGCTTTTTAGACATTTAATTACTAAAAAGGAAACACCAGCGTTGGCGATTTATCTTGATATGAGTTTCGAAACTTTTAAAAAACGTCTTTTTTCACGTGGGAGAGAAGTAGAAATTGCTAATTTCGAAACTAATAAAGAGTATTTTCAAACTTTATACAACAATTACAAAACTACATTTATAGCACAAGCGCAAAAATATAACCTTAACTATGTAGTGATTGATACCAATAACTTAAACGAAGAACAAGTTTTTAAAAAAGCGGTGGCAGTTATTGAAAGTGAGATGCAAAAATAATGGTAATTGGCATTAGTGGTAATATCGCTTCTGGTAAATCTACGCTTTCAAAGGCATTACACAAACATTACAAAACATCAATGGTAATTGAAGAATTTAAAGACGATGATCCTGTTTTTAATACCTTCTTGCGTTGAATTTATGAACAAAAACCAAACATTGATATTGGATTTCAGAGCTATATCGTTGAATCGTTAACCGATAATTTTAAAAGGCTAAATAATAAATTTTTAGAAACAAGAAATCATCAAAATGATTTATTGATACTTGATCGTTTTGTGCTTGAACATTATGTTTTTGCTGTTGCGAATCTCGAAAAAAAAGAAAAGAAATATCTAGAAGCATTTAATGCGTTATTTGAAGAAATTCTAGATTTAGAAGCAAATCCGGATTTAGCAATTTATTTAGATATGACATTTGAGACGTTTAAAAAACACCTTTTTAAGCGAAATCGTGAGGTAGAAACTAGTAATTGAGACGCGAATTATAATTATTTTAAAAGGTTGCATGAGTTATATAAAGATGTTTTTATTGAAGTTGTTGAAAAATTTCAAATACCTTATTATATAATTGATGTAAATAATTTAACAAGTAAAGAAGTAACTGAAAAAGCAATCGCGATTATTGATAATCACGATTTTTCAACTTCAAAAAGGATGAAATGGAAAAACACGAATTAGTAAAAAAAGTTTTATTTACAAAAGAAGAACTAGAAGCTAAGATTAAAACATTAGCTGAATGAGTTAACGAAACCTACAAAGACTCAAACGACTTAATTATTGTTGGTATTATGAAAGGTGCAATGCCATTTATGATGCAATTAATTAAAGATGTAACAGTTGACTGTGTCTTAGACTTTTTAACAGTTTCGTCATACCAAGGCGGATTAAAAACAACTGGTAATGCCAAAGTGATTCTTGATATGGCACAAGATATCAAGGATAAGGACGTACTTATTGTTGAAGAAATAATTGATTCTGGGATTACTTTAAAACGGATTAACGATATGCTTTCAGCTCGTCGTCCTCGTAGTCTTCGGATTATGACGCTATTAGACAAACAAGCGAATCGCCAAGAAAATATTAATCCAGATATTAATGGTTTTGTTATTCCAAACCATTTCGTAGTTGGATTTGGTCTTGATTATGACGAAAAATTAAGAAACTTACCATATATTGGTATCTTCGATCAAAGCAAGATATAAAAAAATCTCTCAACAAGAGATTTTTTTTTTATACTAAACCGTGTTTTTTAAGTGTTTTTGCGGTTTTAGCTGTTACACGTAAGGTTACTGGTTTACCGCCGTCATTGAGAGTTACTTTTTGTAGATTAAGATTAAATCTACGTTTTGTACTATTAAGAGCGTGTGAACGAATATTACCAGTCATCGCTTTTTTGCCAGTTAGCATATCTTGTCTTGACATAACTTCCTTTCCATTTTTTTCAGACTTGCCGTAAAATCAAGTATTAGTATTATAACGGAAAAATATAATTTCATTCAGACAAAATTATAAAAAAATAGCAATTAATGCTATTTATTTTCGATTTCTTCAATTAATTCTTCTAAAGTAATATCGCCTGCTCTTTCTTCTTCGATAATTGCTTCATTATTACTTGGCTTCTTCGATGCAGTTTTAGTTGCTTTTTTAGTTGTTTTAACTGGTTTTGGCGCAATTTCGATGTTTTCCGTTGAGCGTGTTTTTGGTGTTTTTGCAACTTCGGCGATTGTGCTCATAATTTTAGCAACAGAACCTAAATCAGGTGGAATAATAATTTTTGTGGCTTTTCCATCAGCCATTTTACCTAACGCTTCAATTGCAAGGAATTGTAGAATTTTATCGTTTAGTTTACTATCACCAAGTGATCTAATAAAGGCTTGTTTTGCTTCCCCGTCAAGAATTAATGATCTGTTTTCAGCCTCAGCACTAAGAATTTTTGATTCTTTATCCCCTTGAGCGCGTAAAATTGCTGCTTCTTTTTCAGCATTTGCTTTAAGAATTTCTGCTCTTCTTTCCCGTTCGGCAGAAAGTTGTTTATTCATTGCTTCGGCGATGTTGGCAGGTACGCCAATTTCTTGAATTTCTACCCGAATCACATCAATTCCTCATGGATCGGTTGCTTCATCCAAAATCGCTTTTAATTTTTCATTTACTGTATCACGTGATGTAAGACACTCATCAAGCTCTAATCCACCAACCACATTTCTTAAAGTAGTAGTTGTTAAACCATCAATAGCTTCGAGTGGTTTATCCACGCCATAAGCAAATAGTTTGGGATCAACAATTTTGAAATAAACAATTGTATCAATAACAACAATCGCGTTATCTTTAGTGATTACTGATTGTGCATGAAAATCTTTAACTTGTT
This region includes:
- the rpmB gene encoding 50S ribosomal protein L28, whose translation is MSRQDMLTGKKAMTGNIRSHALNSTKRRFNLNLQKVTLNDGGKPVTLRVTAKTAKTLKKHGLV
- a CDS encoding BC85_0335 family putative methyltransferase, producing the protein MNKTDKILLISMFVAIGISFISFIIFFFIIRRVKNKYSFGNTNQAVRKNAGEINDDVKDKLGISMKPQQVEFLINNIFINQYENILIFGQNCEYYGFTIAKQLKWTKIFHNKVDEENLNKIKNLGYEYNYKMAGLNQTFDAILWINDEDINNYLENLYEKLNANGMIIINVNPLNNYSRTILSDQIKKFGYLYEFSADRKFILIVKKINK
- a CDS encoding deoxynucleoside kinase, translating into MVIGISGNIASGKSTLSKALHKHYKTSMVIEEFKDDDPVFNTFLRWIYEQKPNIDIGFQSYIVESLTDNFKRLNNKFLETRNHQNDLLILDRFVLEHYVFAVANLEKKEKKYLEAFNALFEEILDLEANPDLAIYLDMTFETFKKHLFKRNREVETSNWDANYNYFKRLHELYKDVFIEVVEKFQIPYYIIDVNNLTSKEVTEKAIAIIDNHDFSTSKRMKWKNTN
- a CDS encoding SPFH domain-containing protein; translated protein: MSLWGMPEWASGLVIALFVLAGMIIIWVLAGFKIVSESYFWNIERLGKYRKTWKRGIHFLLHGLDKITLKGHFKEQVKDFHAQSVITKDNAIVVIDTIVYFKIVDPKLFAYGVDKPLEAIDGLTTTTLRNVVGGLELDECLTSRDTVNEKLKAILDEATDPWGIDVIRVEIQEIGVPANIAEAMNKQLSAERERRAEILKANAEKEAAILRAQGDKESKILSAEAENRSLILDGEAKQAFIRSLGDSKLNDKILQFLAIEALGKMADGKATKIIIPPDLGSVAKIMSTIAEVAKTPKTRSTENIEIAPKPVKTTKKATKTASKKPSNNEAIIEEERAGDITLEELIEEIENK
- the greA gene encoding transcription elongation factor GreA gives rise to the protein MKNKNQTLLTESGLKKLQEELKHLVEVERPEVIQEIKEARELGDLSENAEYDSARERQGKIEARISEIEKLLTNAKIIETTTTDTVTIGSFVKLKNELTKKTNTYQIVGEIDANPINKKISNVSPLAQSVLGHRVGEVVEVDAPEKYSVKILEIGHK
- the hpt gene encoding hypoxanthine phosphoribosyltransferase, with protein sequence MEKHELVKKVLFTKEELEAKIKTLAEWVNETYKDSNDLIIVGIMKGAMPFMMQLIKDVTVDCVLDFLTVSSYQGGLKTTGNAKVILDMAQDIKDKDVLIVEEIIDSGITLKRINDMLSARRPRSLRIMTLLDKQANRQENINPDINGFVIPNHFVVGFGLDYDEKLRNLPYIGIFDQSKI
- a CDS encoding deoxynucleoside kinase; its protein translation is MLIGISGMISSGKSTLTNRLVDYFNQKNETWKLDEFAEDDEVFNTFLKWLYEKQPNLTIGFQSYVVENHTTKLNDLLTKFKEAKLDPQKNHIFLDRFSIEHYIFANVILKEKGEKYLKGYDALFRHLITKKETPALAIYLDMSFETFKKRLFSRGREVEIANFETNKEYFQTLYNNYKTTFIAQAQKYNLNYVVIDTNNLNEEQVFKKAVAVIESEMQK